From Brassica oleracea var. oleracea cultivar TO1000 chromosome C3, BOL, whole genome shotgun sequence, a single genomic window includes:
- the LOC106330821 gene encoding uncharacterized protein LOC106330821: MGQKKKPPAPRSKQSLSSSAAEAEPSSEVSACTSYDGDEPSNLAEIKVECEKALTSFRRGSYNKAIRLMKESCSRHQHSALIHRVQGTVCVKVSSVYEDAVTKQKYIRSAIESARKAVELSPNSIEFAHFYANLLYEAASDGREYEEVLQECHRALSIENPIDPAKDSLQDESQHKILTPEARIANVQDELRSLIQKSNLGSLSTWMKHLRNGEGEFRLFDMRKMAEDPIESNLVQTRRPNEIKKATKTLEERRKEIEVRVAAGRLLQQKSESSSVDSVNSKGSDPALGSGQRSVERRKHGNARKNDSTVERRDRVRSYWESTGKEMKKELLRIKVSDLKSHFSASKDGDANDIITEALSFCEANKTWRFWVCCKCSEKFKDSESYMQHIVGEHIGNVLPKMQMVLPQSLDSERIEMLLTSPWKPLDFPAAVKLRCSQQKIQNTEFNEFYAEDYMDDGDDCFQDAWNDTSPEKEKIGDACNGYEKNESEKGRLPNPFYLPDEWPISDDPERFNPDTYQGGRNMTSCLRTPLEVNSHKISDSTKESPTSTEVGIFGTGLQNEVGEYNCFLNVIIQSLWNLGVFRAEFLRSSMLDHHHVGDPCVVCSLYEVLTALSAASREIRKEPVTPSTLRIALSNLYPDSSFFQEAQMNDASEVLAVIFDCLHRSFAQSSSVSDTDSSESNYTGSWDCANRTCIAHTLFGMNIFEQLNCYNCELESRHMKYTSFFHNINASALRNMKVTCPETAFDELLNLVEMNHQLACDPETGGCGKPNHIRHFLNTPPHVFTAVLGWQNTCESVEDIAATLAALNTEIDISIMYRGLDPKSIYSLASVVCYYGQHYHCFAYSHQHDRWIMYDDKTVKVIGSWSDVLSTCKKGHLQPQLLLYEKQR, translated from the exons ATGGGTCAGAAGAAGAAACCCCCCGCGCCTCGCTCCAAGCAATCGCTATCTTCTTCAGCGGCGGAGGCTGAGCCGTCCTCTGAGGTTTCCGCTTGTACCTCCTATGATGGCGACGAGCCGTCAAATTTGGCTGAAATCAAGGTCGAGTGCGAGAAGGCACTGACGTCATTCCGGCGAGGTAGCTACAACAAGGCGATTCGGCTCATGAAGGAATCATGCTCTCGCCACCAACACTCTGCCCTGATTCACCGTGTCCAAGGTACTGTGTGCGTGAAGGTTTCTTCTGTATACGAAGACGCAGTTACTAAACAGAAGTACATCCGTAGCGCTATTGAATCCGCTAGAAAAGCTGTGGAGCTATCTCCCAACTCTATTGAGTTTGCCCATTTTTATGCTAACCTGCTTTACGAGGCTGCTAGCGATGGTAGAGAGTACGAGGAGGTTCTGCAGGAGTGTCACAGAGCCCTCTCCATTGAGAATCCAATCGATCCTGCTAAAGATAGTCTCCAGGACGAGAGTCAGCACAAGATATTGACACCTGAGGCTCGTATTGCGAATGTTCAGGATGAGCTCAGGTCACTGATACAGAAGTCTAATCTTGGTTCGTTGTCCACTTGGATGAAACATCTGAGAAATGGAGAAGGGGAGTTTCGGTTGTTTGACATGAGGAAGATGGCTGAGGATCCTATTGAGAGTAACTTGGTTCAGACCAGGAGGCCGAACGAGATTAAGAAAGCTACCAAGACTCTTGAAGAGAGGAGGAAGGAGATTGAAGTGAGGGTGGCTGCAGGTAGGTTGTTGCAGCAGAAATCAGAATCTTCCTCGGTAGATAGTGTTAACAGCAAGGGATCAGATCCAGCATTAGGCTCCGGTCAGAGAAGCGTGGAGAGGAGAAAGCATGGAAATGCAAGGAAGAACGACTCTACAGTAGAGAGAAGAGATCGGGTTAGATCATATTGGGAGTCTACAGGCAAAGAAATGAAAAAAGAATTGCTTAGGATTAAGGTTAGTGATCTTAAGAGTCACTTTAGCGCATCCAAGGATGGCGATGCAAATGATATAATAACTGAAGCTTTGTCCTTTTGTGAAGCTAATAAGACTTGGCGGTTTTGGGTTTGCTGCAAGTGTAGTGAAAAGTTCAAGGATTCTGAGTCTTATATGCAGCATATTGTAGGGGAGCATATAGGTAACGTTTTGCCTAAGATGCAAATGGTTTTGCCTCAGAGTCTCGATAGTGAGAGGATTGAGATGCTTCTTACTTCCCCATGGAAACCATTGGATTTTCCTGCTGCGGTGAAATTGCGTTGCAGCCAGCAGAAAATCCAAAATACTGAGTTCAATGAGTTTTACGCTGAAGATTACATGGACGATGGTGACGATTGCTTCCAGGATGCATGGAATGATACTTCACCAGAGAAAGAAAAAATTGGAGATGCTTGCAACGGTTATGAGAAGAATGAGTCGGAAAAGGGTAGGCTGCCAAATCCGTTTTATCTTCCTGATGAATGGCCGATATCTGATGATCCTGAACGT TTCAACCCAGATACGTACCAAGGAGGTAGAAATATGACGTCATGTTTGAGGACACCTCTGGAAGTAAACAGTCATAAAATTTCTGATTCCACAAAGGAGTCTCCGACCTCTACCGAAGTTGGCATATTTGGCACAGGTCTTCAGAATGAAGTTGGGGAATACAATTGCTTTTTGAATGTTATCATACAG TCTCTATGGAATCTGGGGGTGTTTCGGGCTGAGTTCTTGCGTAGTTCAATGTTAGATCACCATCACGTTGGAGATCCTTGTGTCGTCTGCTCATTGTATGAAGTTCTTACTGCTTTAAGCGCTGCTTCGAGGGAAATACGAAAAGAACCTGTAACTCCTTCAACACTCAGGATTGCGTTGAGCAACTTGTATCCAGATAGCAGTTTCTTCCAAGAG GCTCAGATGAACGATGCTTCAGAAGTATTGGCTGTGATTTTCGACTGCCTACATCGTTCATTTGCTCAGAGCTCAAGCGTGTCTGACACAGATTCTTCAGAGAGCAACTATACAGGTTCATGGGACTGTGCCAACCGCACATGTATTGCCCACACTCTGTTTGGAATGAATATCTTTGAGCAACTGAATTGCTACAACTGTGAGCTGGAGTCGAGGCATATGAAGTACACTTCCTTTTTCCATAACATCAACGCTAGTGCCCTACGGAACATGAAG GTTACCTGCCCCGAGACTGCATTTGATGAACTCCTAAATCTTGTCGAGATGAACCACCAACTAGCCTGTGATCCTGAAACTGGTGGGTGTGGGAAACCCAACCATATCCGCCATTTTCTTAACACCCCACCACATGTTTTTACTGCAG TTTTAGGGTGGCAAAACACATGCGAGAGTGTAGAAGACATAGCAGCTACTCTTGCAGCCTTGAATACCGAAATAGACATCAGCATCATGTACCGTGGTCTTGACCCTAAGAGCATATATAGCTTAGCTTCCGTG GTTTGCTATTATGGACAGCATTATCATTGCTTTGCATATAGTCATCAACACGATCGGTGGATCATGTACGATGATAAAACTGTGAAG GTGATCGGTAGCTGGAGTGATGTACTTTCTACGTGCAAGAAAGGACACTTGCAGCCACAGCTTCTTCTCTACGAGAAGCAACGTTAA
- the LOC106330820 gene encoding uncharacterized protein LOC106330820, with translation MTFGPHEGEVRFQLIHFWEAWNAQTKVLIGLEMLLIDEEENVIQGFILYGRIKTYLRHMKAGATYRLNKFFGSKSKTIYRVAEPSVTISFSWNSVLSVLEDSSICFPEDRFRIHGYREFEAASDLRGDLYGSSDSIMLDEAEIVASRRVDLHVQTHDDPVLKLYLWDKAAFEFCEKFKAPEGTARVISQQENSDILREKIVGVLSLSSMAFSRVFLDSDVQETRFYLSWLNSNLDVANRVNVEVVTKPETATLGELFSYMNQASAKVAWFECTSTIDDVVHGSGWYYIGCGVCHTKATKGSTTLMCKKCGKSEIVGVAQYLSKLSAYDHNGQAVFVVLGEELTGKKAAELVERYYQANDSVGEDHIVPVP, from the exons ATGACATTCGGGCCCCACGAAGGCGAGGTACGGTTTCAGTTGATCCACTTTTGGGAGGCTTGGAATGCTCAGACGAAGGTGCTTATCGGCCTCGAAATGCTTCTCATCGATGAAGAG GAAAATGTTATCCAGGGCTTCATCCTTTATGGAAGGATTAAGACTTATTTGCGTCACATGAAAGCTGGTGCTACTTACCGACTCAACAAGTTTTTCGGATCAAAGAGCAAGACTATTTACCGGGTAGCTGAACCAAGTGTCACTATTAGCTTCTCATGGAACTCTGTCCTCTCTGTTCTCGAGGACAGTTCGATATGTTTTCCTGAGGATCGGTTCCGGATCCATGGATACAGAGAATTTGAAGCTGCCTCCGACTTGAGAGGTGATCTTTATG GTTCCAGTGACAGTATTATGCTTGATGAAGCAGAGATAGTTGCATCCCGCCGAGTTGATCTTCATGTTCAAACACATGA CGATCCCGTGCTGAAGCTGTACCTCTGGGACAAGGCTGCCTTTGAGTTCTGTGAAAAGTTTAAAGCACCTGAAGGCACTGCACGTGTTATCTCACAACAAGAAAACAGTGACATACTGAGAGAAAAAATCGTCG GCGTCCTATCTCTATCTTCTATGGCGTTTTCACGGGTATTTCTGGATAGTGATGTCCAAGAAACCCGGTTCTACCTCAGTTG GCTGAACTCAAACTTAGATGTTGCCAACAGAGTTAATGTAGAGGTGGTCACCAAGCCTGAGACAGCGACCTTGGGGGAACTCTTTTCCTATATGAATCAGGCATCCGCTAAG GTTGCTTGGTTTGAGTGCACATCAACTATTGATGATGTTGTGCACGGTTCTGGGTGGTATTATATAGGCTGCGGTGTGTGCCATACTAAGGCAACCAAAGGGTCTACAACGCTTATGTGTAAGAAATGTGGGAAGAGTGAAATTGTTGGTGTGGCGCA GTACCTGTCGAAGCTCTCTGCTTATGACCATAATGGTCAAGCCGTATTTGTTGTCCTTGGTGAGGAGTTGACTGGAAAGAAAGCTGCTGAGTTGGTTGAGAGATATTACCAG GCCAATGATAGTGTGGGAGAGGATCACATAGTTCCAGTGCCTTAA